TCAAAATATTCTTTAGATAAGATTGATTTTATAACAGAATGACAAACATAGATTTTTAAAATAATTAAGTTTTTTAAGAGGACGGAAAAGGTCAAATGTTAAAAGTGAAATTTGATAATTTACTAATAGGGATTGTATTAGCTATTGTTATAGTATGGGACACACTCAATACAACAGTATTAAATAGAACTTTACCACAATTGCCAATTGGACTACTATTTCTTGTTGTTCTGATTTTATGTATTCGTTTTAGATTTATAAAGAACATACCTTTGTATTATATCATTATTGCGCCGATTTTATTATTTTCTGGAATAGAGGTCTATTGTTCCACAGGAAAAGCTGATTTTTTACTTTACTCGCTATTAATTGTCTTACTTTTGAATGCAAAGATTGAGAGTATTTTAAAAATATATGTTATTTTTGTAGGAAGTGTTGTTTTACTGGTTGTATTTTTATCTTTTCTTGGTATAATTCCCAATTTACAATTTGTCCAAGAGCGCTTATCAGGAACTGTTGTACGAAATTCATTTGGTTTTATTTATCCAACAGACTTTGCTTCTCATTGTTTTTATCTTTTTCTAGCTATTTCTTATTTGTTAAAAGATAAAATAATATGGATACGTAGTATTATAGGTCTTCTTCTTTCTTATTTTGTTCTTAAATATTGTGATGCTCGTTTAAATGCTCTCTCTATTTTTATTGCTACATTAATCTTTTTATTTTTTTATTATATGAAGAATACGAAGCTGAAAGTTTATGCTATTTTACCCTTTTCTGTTCCAATTTTATCTTCATTAATGTATTATTTAAGTTCGCGGTTTACTTGGGCAAGTCCATTTTATGTATTGGTGAATAATTTAATGAGTATGAGACTGCATTTAGGTAAAGAAGCTCTATCAAAATATGATTTACATTTATTTGGAACAAAAGGGATTCAATTTATTGGATATGGAGGTTCGACAGAATCGGTTTACAGTTATAATTATGTGGACTCTTCTTATATACAAATGCTATTTACCTATGGCATATTTCCATTAATTATACTTATTATTTTATATGTTCTACAGTCTTGGAAGTCATATAAACAAGGGAATTATTTGTTGTTAGCAATTTTATCTTTGGTATCCGTAAACTGTATGATTGAAGCATTTTGGATTCGACCATCCTATGATATATTTATGTATATAATGTTTGCTTCAATTACTTTTCCAAAAAAGGAAAGTGAACTTGAGGATTAATACATGAAAATATTAAAAAATTACGCTTATAACTTCTCCTATCAGTTACTGGTCATCATCCTTCCGATACTGACTACTCCATATGTAACACGGATTTTCTCGTCTGAGGATTTAGGAACTTATGGTTATTTTAATTCAATTGTGACCTACTTCATCTTACTAGCAACTTTAGGAGTAGCGAATTATGGTACGAAAGAGGTTTCTGCAAATCGAAAGAATATTCAGCCGACTTTCTGGGGAATATATAGTTTGCAAGTAGTTGCAGCATTTATTTCTATAGTTCTTTATCTTCTTCTTTGTTGGAGTGTTCCAAGTATGCAGAATCCTGTTGCTTACATTTTAGGATTGAGCTTGTTGTCAAAAGGCCTTGATATTTCTTGGCTTTTTCAAGGTTTGGAAGATTTTCGTAAGATTACCATTCGGAATATTACAGTTAAACTTTTAGGGATCCTATCAATCTTTTTATTTGTGAAAACACCAAATGATTTATATTTATATGTTTTTCTTTTGACAGGATTTGAACTACTTGGTCAGCTCAGTATGTGGTTGCCAGCGAAGGAATTTATTGGGAAACCACATTTCGATGTTGTACATGCAAAAGAACATTTAAAACCAGTTATTCTGTTGTTTTTACCTCAAATTGCCATCTCGCTATATGTGACGCTAGATCGAACTATGCTAGGCGCTTTATCTTCAACTAAGGATGTGGGAATTTATGATCAAGCCTTAAAAATCATAAATATATTACTAACAATTGTAACTTCTCTTGGCAGTGTGATGCTTCCTCGTGTTTCAAGTTTGCTGTCTTCAGGTGATTATAAAGCAGTTAATAAAATGCATGAAATGTCTTTCTTGATTTATAATTTGATTATTTTCCCAATTATTGCAGGGATGTTAATTGTAAATAAAGATTTTGTCAATTTCTTTTTAGGGAAGGACTTTCAAGAAGCACGAGTGGCTATTGATATTATGATTGCACGGATGTTCTTTATTGGTTGGACAAATATTATGGGAATTCAGATTTTAATACCTCATAATAAAAATCGAGAGTTTATGTTGTCAACTACAATTCCTGCTTTTGTAAGCGTTGGATTAAACTTACTTTTAATTCCTTCTTTGGGATTTATTGGAGCGTCAATTACATCGGTTCTGACAGAGGCACTCGTTTGGGTTATTCAATATTACTATACTCGTTCATACCTCAAAGAAGTACCGATTTTATCATCAATGCTAAAAATCATTTTGTCCTCAAGCTTGATGTATATAATTTTATTATTATTGCAACCATTACTAAAATTTTCGTCTGTTGTGAATGTTGGAATTTATGGTATATTAGGGGCTGTCTTTTATATAAGTTTTATATTAGTGTTCCGAGTTGTTAATGTAAAAGAATTAAAAGAACAATTTTTGAAAAAATAGGAGTTATTATGTACGATTATCTAATTGTTGGCGCTGGTTTATCTGGAGCAATTTTTGCTTATGAGGCAGCCAAGCGTGGTAAAAAAGTAAAGGTGATTGATAAGCGAGATCACATCGGTGGGAATATCTATTGTGAAAATATCGAAGGCATCAATGTTCATAAGTATGGTGCGCATATTTTTCATACTTCAAATAAACGAGTTTGGGATTATATAAATCAATTTGCAGAATTTAATAATTATATTAATTCTCCTGTTGCTAACTATAAAGGTAAATTGTACAATTTACCTTTCAATATGAATACCTTTTATGCTCTTTGGGGAACGAAGACACCTCAAGAAGTTAAAGATAAAATTGCAGATCAGACTAAAGATTTACAAAATGTTGAACCGCAAAATTTGGAAGAGCAAGCGATTAAATTGATTGGTCCTGATATTTACGAAAAGTTGATTAAAGGCTATACTGAAAAGCAATGGGGACGTTCTGCGACAGAATTACCACCATTTATCATTAAACGTTTACCAGTACGTTTAACTTTTGATAATAATTACTTCAACGACCGTTATCAAGGAATTCCAATCGGTGGTTATAATGTTATCATTGAAAATATGCTTGAAGGTGTTGAAGTTGAGCTTGGAGTAGATTTTTTTGTCAATCGCAAAGAGTTGGAAGCATCTGCTGATAAGATTGTCTTTACAGGTATGATCGACCAATATTTTGATTATAAGCATGGTGAATTGGAATATCGTAGTCTTCGTTTTGAGCATGAAGTTTTAGATGAAGAAAATCATCAAGGGAATGCAGTCATCAATTATACAGAGCGTGAAATTCCTTATACTCGTATCATTGAACACAAACATTTTGAATATGGAACACAAGAAAAAACAGTTATCACGCGAGAATATCCAGCTAATTGGAAGCGTGGAGATGAGCCATATTACCCAATCAATGATGAGAAAAACAATGCTATCTATAATAAGTATTTAGAAGAAGCAAAAAAGAACGATAATGTTATCTTTTGTGGGCGTTTAGCCGATTACAAATATTATGATATGCATGTGGTTATTGAACGAGCTTTGGAAGTAGTGGAGAAAGAATTCTAAGATAGAGTCAACTAATTTTCATTATTTTCTTGGTTTAACTTTATTCTATTTTTCCACCTAACCCTAGCACACGAATGAAGCTTTCGCATTTTAGGAAAGTGTCTCATTTGCGTGCTTTTTTTGATGCTCAAAAAGAGACAAAAATATATAGACAAATGGTTTGAAAACAGGTATAACTATCTTTATCTTAAAATGAGAGTATGTGGGAGGGATTGTATGGACTAAGAACATCTTTTGTGGATAACGATTAGTTCATATTATTATTTCTATTTAGTTTATTGTCTGGTCGTAGACAAGAGATTGTTTCGTGAGATTCGAGAGACAAATTTTCGACCGATTGATGAGCATGTTTCGATGTCAGAAACAAACACTTTTGGACGGGGAGTAATGCATTTTCATGGAAGAAACGAACGCGAAAGAAACTGTATAAGAGTTTGAGGTGATTGGAAAATCATTTGTCAAATAAAAATTCCTAAACTAAATAGGAATGGTTTAGGAGTTTCACTAGTGAAAAAATAATTTGTGACTGATAGATAAAGTTGATTCGGATCTTACTGCAAGTATACTTTTTCATCTTTTAATATTAAAATAGCGGGCATGGGCAGTTGTTTCCAAAAATCATAATGGATTTGTCCATCAAAATAGCTGAGCAGGATACAAATCAGATTGCCGTGAGAACTGATGATGATGTGTTCATCTTGGTGATTTTCTTCTAATTTTTGCAGAAATGCTAGAGCTAGTTTTTGAGCCATGAGGTTCGATTCGCCACCCGGTAGAGAACTGTCAGGATTTTGCCAAAGTTGCTTGAGTGTAGTTTCAAATGTTTGGTCGGAAACCTGCTGACTGCTTAGTTTTCGTTCAATCAATCGCTTATCAAGTTGAATCGGAAGCCCAAAGGTTAGTGCCAAAGGCTCAATCGTTTCAATTGCTCGTTGGTAAGGACTAGAATAAATAGCAGAGATTGGCTTATTCTCTAGTATTTTTAATTGTGAGAGGGAAGTGAGTCCCTTTTGTGACAAAGGGCGTGTCCATTCGTCAGGTGTGTAAGTTGAGTGCGCGTGACGGACAAAATAATAAATGTTGTTCATGTAATCTAGTATATCACAACATGTGAAAATTCTATAAATAAGCAAGAAATAATGCTTATTTAAGAAAAACTTTAACTTTGTCTTACGGATAGTTAATAAGAGCTTGGTAAACTTTAATCAACCATTAAAAATAATCAAAGGAGTAAATAATATGGTTGACAAAAATCATCGTCCAGACAATCAAAGATATACAAGATGGTCAATCCGTCGGTTAAGTGTAGGTGTTGCGTCCGTAGTTGTGGCAAGTGGATTCTTTATTCTTATTAGCAATCCGGTAAATGCCCAAGTTGGTACGCAAAACAAGGTGGTCACGACAGCCCCGTCAAATAGTCCAACAGAATCTGGGAAATCCATACTTGATTCGAAAGTAGGACAATCTGAAAAAACAACAGCTGACAAGAAAGAAATGCCAGATGCAACTAAGCCCTCACAAGATTTGTCTGGCAGAACAACTCAAACACCAGATAAAAAGGTGCAAGAAAAACAAGAAGTTACAAAAGAAAACAAAGCAGGAAAATCCATTGCAGAAGCTGCGAAAAAAATCCAAAAGGCGTCAGAAACAGTTGTAAAAGAAGCAACTCCAAAAGCGCAAGAAGATCCATCTCTCGCTCAAGCTAAGCAATCTGTAACGGACAATATCAAGGGCAGTACAGATGTTCCTGCTTCCTTCTTACAAAACGCGAACCACCCCGGTCCTTTTACAGCAGGGGTGAATGAAGTCATTCCGTATGAACTCTTCGGTGGAGATGGTATGCTGACACGTCTCTTGTTGAAATCTTCAAATGGCGCCCCATGGTCAGATAACGGCACGGCAAAACACGCTGGCTTACTACCCTTTGCCAACATTCCAAAAGGTAAATATTTCTATCAAGTGTCACTCAATGGTAATGCGGCCGGCAAACAAGGTAAAGCGCTCTTGGATCAATTGAAAGCGAATGGCACACACAGCTATACCGCAACCGTCACAGTTTACGGTGCAACAAAAGATGGTAAGGCAGACTTGAACAATGTTATCGCAACACGTCAAGTAAATCTGAATTTGAATGGTCAAAAAGCGCAAGAAGATCCATCTCTCGCTCAAGCTAAGCAATCTGTAGCGGATAATATCAAGGGCAGTACAGATGTTCCTGCTTCCTTCTTACAAAACGCGAACCACCCTGGTCCTTTTACAGCAGGGGTGAATGAAGTCATTCCGTATGAACTCTTCGGTGGAGATGGTATGCTGACACGTCTCTTGTTGAAATCCTCAGATGGCGCTCCATGGTCAGATAACGGCACGGCAAAACACGCTGGCTTACTACCCTTTGCCAACATTCCAAAAGGCAAATATTTCTACCAAGTATCACTCAATGGTAATGCGGCCGGCAAACAAGGTAAAGCGCTCTTGGATCAATTGAAAGCCAACGGTACGCACAGCTATACTGCAACAGTCACAGTTTACGGTGCAACAAAAGATGGTAAGGCAGACTTGAACAATGTGATTGCGACTCGTCAAGTAAAATTGAACTTAAATGGCACAACAACAGCAGAACAAATCAAGAAATCTGTTTCCGAAAATATCAAAGATAAGATTGATGTTCCAGCAAGCTACTTGAAAAATGCAGTCTTTCCTGGACCATTTACAGCCGGTGTCAATCAAGTGATTCCGTATGAACTCTTTGGTGGTGATGGCATGTTGACTCGTCTTCTGCTCAAATCATCAAACGGAGCACCCTGGTCAGATAATGGCTCAGCTAAGCATCCAGGTCTATTGCCACTAGCGGGCTTAGGCAAAGGTCAATATTTCTACCAAGTATCACTCAATGGTAATGCGGCCGGCAAACAAGGCAAGGCCCTCTTGGATCAATTGAAAGCGAACGGTACTCATACTTACACTGCAACTGTTAAGGTTTACGGTGCAACTAAGGATGGTAAGGCAGACTTGAACAATGTTATCGCAACACGTCAAGTAAATCTGAATTTGAATGGCACTACGACCGTTGACCAAGTGAAAAAATCCGTAGTAGACAACATCAAAGATAAAATTGATGTCCCTGCAAGTTATTTAACAAATGCAGTTTATCCAGGACCATTTACGGCTGGTGTTAATCAAGTGATTCCGTATGAACTCTTTGGTGGTGACGGTATGTTAACACGTCTCTTGTTGAAATCCTCAGACGGCGCCTCATGGTCAGATAATGGTAAAGCAAACCATGCAGGTCTCCTACCACTTGCAGGTTTAGGAAAGGGGCAATATTTCTATCAAGTCTCACTAGATGGTAATGCAGCAGGTAAACAGGATAAAGCTTTATTAGACCAACTAAAAGCTAATGGTACGCATTCTTATAAAGCGACTGTTACAGTGTATGGAGCAACCAAAGATGGCCAAGCGGACTTGAAGAATGTCATTGCGACGAAATCTGTGACGATTAACCTAAAAGGTGAAAAGAAAGCGGACTCTAAAGGACAATCTCAACAAGGTCAAAATGATCAGGTACAAAACCAAGGTAAAAAAGCAGATCATGACGGAAGCAAGCATTCAAATAAAGGTGGCACGCCTTCTGCAACAACTTCAAAAGGTGGACAAGCTACAGCAAGCAAAAAATCGCTTCCTAATACAGGTCAAAAATCCTCTCTTGGCTTGACAGTCCTAGGACTTCTTGGATTAAGTGCAGCAGCTATTTTAGCACTTGTTGGCATGAAACGCAGAGAAAAGAAGTAATTCTCACATTTGTGAGCAATAACGCTTGAATCAAGTATAGAAATAGTGTTATACTTTTTCGTGGTATAACACTATTTTTCACAATAGAGGTAAGAAAATGACGAAGAGAATTTTGTTAGTAGATGATGAAGTAGAGATTACCGAGATTAACAAGCGTTATTTAACACAGGCAGGTTATGAAGTCAATGTGGCGCATGATGGGCAGGAAGCTTTGGAGCTTTTTAAGAAATATCCGATTGATTTGATTATCACCGACATTATGATGCCCAACATGGACGGGTATGATTTGATTGGCGAAGTGCAGTATCTTGCTCCGGAGCAACCTTTCCTTTTTATTACTGCTAAAACATCTGAACCGGATAAAATTTATTCCCTCAGTATGGGAGCGGATGATTTTATTACCAAACCTTTCAGTCCGCGGGAGTTGGTGTTGCGGGTGCATAATATCTTGCGGCGCATTCACCGCAGTGTGGGAGCAGATGAAAAACTCCAACTAGGGGATTTAGAGATAAATCATGCAACGCGCGAAGTGACAGTGCACGGACAATCGTTGATGATGACCATTAAATCTTTTGAGTTGCTATGGATTTTGGCCAGCAATCCTCAGCGGGTCTTTTCTAAGACAGAATTGTATGAGAAAGTCTGGCAAGAAGATTTTGTAGATGATACAAATACGTTGAATGTTCACATTCATGCCTTGCGGCAAGATTTAGCAAAATACAGTACAGAAAAAACACCCACGATTAAGACTGTTTGGGGACTGGGCTATAAGATAGAGGTGTAAGATGAAATTAAAGCACTTTATTATTGTGGGATACCTCATTTCCACAACTATCACGGTTGTTGCAATCATCTGGTCTGTCAACACCATGCTGATTTCAAAAAGTGATATTTATTTTATTATTGGTATTAGCATTCTGGCTAGTATTACAGGGGCATTGGTTAGCCTTTTGCTGTTGAGTCGTGTCTTTCTCTCTTTGGATAAATTAAAACAACTCATAAAAGGAATCTCTGACAAGAAGTTTGAAACGGT
This Streptococcus anginosus DNA region includes the following protein-coding sequences:
- a CDS encoding histidine phosphatase family protein encodes the protein MNNIYYFVRHAHSTYTPDEWTRPLSQKGLTSLSQLKILENKPISAIYSSPYQRAIETIEPLALTFGLPIQLDKRLIERKLSSQQVSDQTFETTLKQLWQNPDSSLPGGESNLMAQKLALAFLQKLEENHQDEHIIISSHGNLICILLSYFDGQIHYDFWKQLPMPAILILKDEKVYLQ
- a CDS encoding response regulator transcription factor, with amino-acid sequence MTKRILLVDDEVEITEINKRYLTQAGYEVNVAHDGQEALELFKKYPIDLIITDIMMPNMDGYDLIGEVQYLAPEQPFLFITAKTSEPDKIYSLSMGADDFITKPFSPRELVLRVHNILRRIHRSVGADEKLQLGDLEINHATREVTVHGQSLMMTIKSFELLWILASNPQRVFSKTELYEKVWQEDFVDDTNTLNVHIHALRQDLAKYSTEKTPTIKTVWGLGYKIEV
- a CDS encoding polysaccharide polymerase, giving the protein MLKVKFDNLLIGIVLAIVIVWDTLNTTVLNRTLPQLPIGLLFLVVLILCIRFRFIKNIPLYYIIIAPILLFSGIEVYCSTGKADFLLYSLLIVLLLNAKIESILKIYVIFVGSVVLLVVFLSFLGIIPNLQFVQERLSGTVVRNSFGFIYPTDFASHCFYLFLAISYLLKDKIIWIRSIIGLLLSYFVLKYCDARLNALSIFIATLIFLFFYYMKNTKLKVYAILPFSVPILSSLMYYLSSRFTWASPFYVLVNNLMSMRLHLGKEALSKYDLHLFGTKGIQFIGYGGSTESVYSYNYVDSSYIQMLFTYGIFPLIILIILYVLQSWKSYKQGNYLLLAILSLVSVNCMIEAFWIRPSYDIFMYIMFASITFPKKESELED
- the glf gene encoding UDP-galactopyranose mutase translates to MYDYLIVGAGLSGAIFAYEAAKRGKKVKVIDKRDHIGGNIYCENIEGINVHKYGAHIFHTSNKRVWDYINQFAEFNNYINSPVANYKGKLYNLPFNMNTFYALWGTKTPQEVKDKIADQTKDLQNVEPQNLEEQAIKLIGPDIYEKLIKGYTEKQWGRSATELPPFIIKRLPVRLTFDNNYFNDRYQGIPIGGYNVIIENMLEGVEVELGVDFFVNRKELEASADKIVFTGMIDQYFDYKHGELEYRSLRFEHEVLDEENHQGNAVINYTEREIPYTRIIEHKHFEYGTQEKTVITREYPANWKRGDEPYYPINDEKNNAIYNKYLEEAKKNDNVIFCGRLADYKYYDMHVVIERALEVVEKEF
- a CDS encoding YSIRK signal domain/LPXTG anchor domain surface protein, which codes for MVDKNHRPDNQRYTRWSIRRLSVGVASVVVASGFFILISNPVNAQVGTQNKVVTTAPSNSPTESGKSILDSKVGQSEKTTADKKEMPDATKPSQDLSGRTTQTPDKKVQEKQEVTKENKAGKSIAEAAKKIQKASETVVKEATPKAQEDPSLAQAKQSVTDNIKGSTDVPASFLQNANHPGPFTAGVNEVIPYELFGGDGMLTRLLLKSSNGAPWSDNGTAKHAGLLPFANIPKGKYFYQVSLNGNAAGKQGKALLDQLKANGTHSYTATVTVYGATKDGKADLNNVIATRQVNLNLNGQKAQEDPSLAQAKQSVADNIKGSTDVPASFLQNANHPGPFTAGVNEVIPYELFGGDGMLTRLLLKSSDGAPWSDNGTAKHAGLLPFANIPKGKYFYQVSLNGNAAGKQGKALLDQLKANGTHSYTATVTVYGATKDGKADLNNVIATRQVKLNLNGTTTAEQIKKSVSENIKDKIDVPASYLKNAVFPGPFTAGVNQVIPYELFGGDGMLTRLLLKSSNGAPWSDNGSAKHPGLLPLAGLGKGQYFYQVSLNGNAAGKQGKALLDQLKANGTHTYTATVKVYGATKDGKADLNNVIATRQVNLNLNGTTTVDQVKKSVVDNIKDKIDVPASYLTNAVYPGPFTAGVNQVIPYELFGGDGMLTRLLLKSSDGASWSDNGKANHAGLLPLAGLGKGQYFYQVSLDGNAAGKQDKALLDQLKANGTHSYKATVTVYGATKDGQADLKNVIATKSVTINLKGEKKADSKGQSQQGQNDQVQNQGKKADHDGSKHSNKGGTPSATTSKGGQATASKKSLPNTGQKSSLGLTVLGLLGLSAAAILALVGMKRREKK
- a CDS encoding flippase; amino-acid sequence: MKILKNYAYNFSYQLLVIILPILTTPYVTRIFSSEDLGTYGYFNSIVTYFILLATLGVANYGTKEVSANRKNIQPTFWGIYSLQVVAAFISIVLYLLLCWSVPSMQNPVAYILGLSLLSKGLDISWLFQGLEDFRKITIRNITVKLLGILSIFLFVKTPNDLYLYVFLLTGFELLGQLSMWLPAKEFIGKPHFDVVHAKEHLKPVILLFLPQIAISLYVTLDRTMLGALSSTKDVGIYDQALKIINILLTIVTSLGSVMLPRVSSLLSSGDYKAVNKMHEMSFLIYNLIIFPIIAGMLIVNKDFVNFFLGKDFQEARVAIDIMIARMFFIGWTNIMGIQILIPHNKNREFMLSTTIPAFVSVGLNLLLIPSLGFIGASITSVLTEALVWVIQYYYTRSYLKEVPILSSMLKIILSSSLMYIILLLLQPLLKFSSVVNVGIYGILGAVFYISFILVFRVVNVKELKEQFLKK